TATCTCTGGAGCCCTTCTTCAACTAACTAGCATACTAGCGCTTTCATGCCGACAACAAGAAATAGTTGTAAGTGCGCTTCTCATTGGTGCCTTGCTAGCTTCGTTGACCGGTGGGATCCTGATAGACAAGTATGGGAGGCGAGTTACCATTATATTATCATCTTGTTTATTTGTACTGGGCAGCGTGATCTTGATACTCTTTGCCTCCTATGGGCTACTTATAACAGGACGGATTGCAATAGGGGTTTCTGTTTCACTCTCTTCAACAGCAACCTGTGTGTATATCGCAGAAATTGCCCCACAACACAGAAGAGGCTTGCTTGTGTCTTTGAATGAACTCATGATTGTAGTGGGCATCCTTTTTGCCTATGTTTCAAACTATACCTTTGCGAGTGTTTCCCATGGCTGGAAGTACATGTTTGGCCTTGCCATTCCATTGGGGATCTTGCAAGCCATCTCTTTGTATTTCCTTCTGCCTAGTCCTCGGTTCCTGGTTATGAAAGGCTTTGATGAAGCCGCTAGTAAAGTACTTGGAAAGCTAAGGGCAACTTCAGACGTTACTGATGAACTCACTGCAATCAAATCTTCCCTGAAAGATGAGCACCAGTACCGTTTCTTGGACCTGTTCCGTTCCAAAGACAACATGAGGACCCGGGTGCTGATAGGCATCACTCTAGTGTTTTTTGTACAAACGACAGGGCAGCCGAACATCTTATTTTATACATCGACTGTTTTGAGATCAGTTGGATTCCAAAGCAATGAAGCAGCTAGCTTGGCCTCCACTGGCGTTGGAGTGGTCAAAGTGATCAGTACAATCCCAGCCACCCTTTTTGTGGATCATGTTGGAAGCAAGACATTTCTCTGTATTGGCTCATCCCTCATGTTTGTGTCGTTAGGCACCATGGGATTAGTGATGCTTAATATACATGTGAATGTCACTACTGTCTGTAGAAACCAGTCCTTGGAAGAACTTGTGTTCCATGGAATGGGAAAACTGACCTCCACAAATGAAACTCTTAAGGAGCAATTTGCTGGCATGGCTTCACCTAGCAGAAGTTCACACTGGCAGGATGGAATTGCTGATACAGAGGAGCAGAACAGGACAACGTTGGCAGGAGGCAAAGCCTTTGCCACAAGCCAAGCAGAATCCCAGGTGGCTACAGGAGCTATGGAAGTCCAAGCTGCTCTGAAATGGCTCTCTTTGGCTGGCTTACTTGTTTACGTTGCCGCTTTCTCCATTGGACTTGGACCAAGTAAGTGTTTCATATATTGTTTTTACGTGTTCTCTTGTTCGTAAGTTGTTTTGACTGCTAAGTAATTGTGCTCACCCTGATGTCACTGAATATTACAGTCCTTGGTGTATAGGAAAGCTAAAGCCCTACAAGCAAAAGCTTTGctcatatgttatttatttatctatttatt
This sequence is a window from Elgaria multicarinata webbii isolate HBS135686 ecotype San Diego chromosome 4, rElgMul1.1.pri, whole genome shotgun sequence. Protein-coding genes within it:
- the SLC2A12 gene encoding solute carrier family 2, facilitated glucose transporter member 12 — protein: MIPLQDTEDLHQQCQKSQGEEGNRCSSLRKLPAQTGCGMLTLLSSTIAAISGLLMGYELGVISGALLQLTSILALSCRQQEIVVSALLIGALLASLTGGILIDKYGRRVTIILSSCLFVLGSVILILFASYGLLITGRIAIGVSVSLSSTATCVYIAEIAPQHRRGLLVSLNELMIVVGILFAYVSNYTFASVSHGWKYMFGLAIPLGILQAISLYFLLPSPRFLVMKGFDEAASKVLGKLRATSDVTDELTAIKSSLKDEHQYRFLDLFRSKDNMRTRVLIGITLVFFVQTTGQPNILFYTSTVLRSVGFQSNEAASLASTGVGVVKVISTIPATLFVDHVGSKTFLCIGSSLMFVSLGTMGLVMLNIHVNVTTVCRNQSLEELVFHGMGKLTSTNETLKEQFAGMASPSRSSHWQDGIADTEEQNRTTLAGGKAFATSQAESQVATGAMEVQAALKWLSLAGLLVYVAAFSIGLGPMSWLVLSEIFPGGIRGRAIALTSSMNWGVNLLISSTFLTITDRIGLPWIYFIYALMSLASLAFVIAFIPETKGCSLEQISMKLAKQKHAKDTLCWMGRRKDQLIGSTIELPKKEVHELFY